The Desulfobacterales bacterium DNA segment ATAAAGCGGTAGCAAATCTTTTAACTGAAAAAGAAGGTGTTCAGGTCGCTACATATTCCAAAACAAGCGAACAATCAGTTATCGTAACTGAAAATGGAGTTGAAAAAGGTAAAAGCATTGCCGAATCTTTAGAAATTACAGAAGCAAAGGCTAAAGGAATAGTTCAAAGCCTTCCTATTATTGGAAAATGGCGTTCAAAAGATGGCGGGACGTTTTTTCTTGCCATTGGCGACTTTATAGAATGAAAAAAATGATTTGAGGTTAAATATGAGAAATTTCAATGCAATTATTGAAAAGTGTAAAAAAACAAATTTATATGTTGGATATATACCTGGATTAGCTGGCGCTCATTCACAAGGAAAAACACTTGATGAACTTCAAAAAAATCTTAAAGAAGTTATTGAAATGATTATTTTAGATGGAGAACCAACTTTTGAGACAGAATTTGTTGGAACTCAAGTAGTAATGGTTGCATAATGGGTAATTATCCAATTTTAAAACCAAAAGAAGTTGCAAAGATATTAAAAAGGCTCGGTTTTTTTGAAGTTCGTCAAAAAGGGTCACATAAACAATATCGTCATCAAGATGGAAGAGGAACAACAGTTCCTTTTCATATTGGTCAAGATATTTCTCCAA contains these protein-coding regions:
- a CDS encoding type II toxin-antitoxin system HicB family antitoxin produces the protein MRNFNAIIEKCKKTNLYVGYIPGLAGAHSQGKTLDELQKNLKEVIEMIILDGEPTFETEFVGTQVVMVA
- a CDS encoding type II toxin-antitoxin system HicA family toxin translates to MGNYPILKPKEVAKILKRLGFFEVRQKGSHKQYRHQDGRGTTVPFHIGQDISPILLRKIATDIGLTIDEFLDEK